The window ACGTGATGCTGCGCTCGGGTCGGAATCGCACGTAGACGCGCTTACCCCACCCAATGAGCTTCTTGGCGTAGTCGGTCGCCGCCTCGACGCTGCCCACATATCGCGCGAAGAGCTTCCCGATCCCGGTCGCGTCGTTCTCCGGTCCTTCGACCGTCGCCTTTCCCCAGTAGTGCACCCCGATGTACGGCCACTGGGTCGAATCGATCAGCAGCGAACAGCGGGGGTTCGCCCTCAGGTTTTTGACCAGGGCGGAGTCCTCGAACGTGTTCAGCACGAATACCCCGTCTCGCGCCTCGAACCAGATGGGCGAGATGCGGATCTCGCCCTTCGCCGAAGTCGTGGCGATCTTCGCCACGAGCGACTGACGCAGCAGCTGAGCCAGGTCACCTTCGCTCAGGCGCGGCACTTGCATGACGGCACCCTCCGTCGACCTCCCGCCTTCGTCGGCC of the Candidatus Methylomirabilota bacterium genome contains:
- a CDS encoding pyridoxamine 5'-phosphate oxidase family protein, producing the protein MQVPRLSEGDLAQLLRQSLVAKIATTSAKGEIRISPIWFEARDGVFVLNTFEDSALVKNLRANPRCSLLIDSTQWPYIGVHYWGKATVEGPENDATGIGKLFARYVGSVEAATDYAKKLIGWGKRVYVRFRPERSITWDFRQG